The DNA segment GCGCTACATCCTGGCCCCCGTGGGGGTGCAGGTGGGCGACGTCCTGACGTCGGGCAGGGGGGTGGATGTGCGGGTCGGAAACGCCATGCCCATTCGCGACATCCCCGTGGGTTCCTTCGTCCACAACATCGAGCTCAGGCCCGGAGGCGGGGCCAAGCTGGTCCGGAGCGCGGGCGGCCAGGCGCAGCTCGTGGCCAAGGAGGAGGACTATTCCCACGTCAAGCTGGGCTCCGGAGAGGTCCGGCTGGTGCGCACCGACTGCATGGCCACCATCGGGCAGGTGGGTAACGTCGAGCACGAGAACATCAGCCGGGGCAAGGCGGGCCGCAGCCGCTGGCGGGGCAGGAGGCCCCACGTGCGCGGCGTGGCCATGAACCCCGTGGACCATCCCCTGGGGGGCGGAGAGGGCAGAAGCTCCGGCGGGCGGCCGCCCTGCTCTCCCACCGGACGGCCCGAGGGCGTGCGCACCCGGAAGAACAAGAGGACGGAAAAGTTCATCGTCAGAGCACGCAAAGGCAAGTGAGGAGGATGAAACAGTGCCGAGGTCTCTGAAAAAAGGGCCATTCGTCGAGGAGAAGCTCATGAGGAAAACGGAGCGGATGGTCGCGTCCGGCGAGAAGAGGATCATAAAGACCTGGTCCCGGCGCTCCACCATCGTGCCGGAGTTCATCGGGCTGACCTTCGCGGTGCACAACGGCAAGCAGTTCATCCCGGTCTACGTGACCGAGAACATGGTGGGCCACAAGCTCGGGGAGTTCTCCCCCACCAGGACGTTCAAGGGCCACGCCGGCGGGAAGAAGGGGAGATAAGGGGTGCAAGAAGCTGTCTCCAGGGCGGTGCTCAAGTACGCGCGGGTCACCCCCACCAAGGCGCGGCGGGTGGTCGA comes from the Nitrospirota bacterium genome and includes:
- the rpsS gene encoding 30S ribosomal protein S19 gives rise to the protein MPRSLKKGPFVEEKLMRKTERMVASGEKRIIKTWSRRSTIVPEFIGLTFAVHNGKQFIPVYVTENMVGHKLGEFSPTRTFKGHAGGKKGR
- the rplB gene encoding 50S ribosomal protein L2; protein product: MGIRDYKPTSPGRRFQTGHDFGEVTAREPHAPLVKPLKKSGGRNSRGRQTVRYRGGGARRAYRVVDFKREKFGIPARVATLEYDPNRSARIALLNYADGEKRYILAPVGVQVGDVLTSGRGVDVRVGNAMPIRDIPVGSFVHNIELRPGGGAKLVRSAGGQAQLVAKEEDYSHVKLGSGEVRLVRTDCMATIGQVGNVEHENISRGKAGRSRWRGRRPHVRGVAMNPVDHPLGGGEGRSSGGRPPCSPTGRPEGVRTRKNKRTEKFIVRARKGK